AGTCATCAAATAACATTTTCCAGTAGCAGAgtgaatgaacaacaacaaacatctgTGAGTTTGTCAGCACATATTTACAAAGTGAACGAATGAGTGGGGACTAAAGCCTTTTGGCTCAGGCCATGCTTCTCTCTCAGGCTGATTCGCCAGCCAAAAAGGAGGATGTGCTTGTCCTCAGCGACTTGCCCGAGGTGCTCTTTCAGGAGTTCCACCATCCTCAGGATAAGCCCTTGGTCTGCTTCTACTCCATCAGTGACAACTATTTTGTCTCCTTCAACTGGATAGAATCCTATCGAAAACAAAAACAGGTAAAAACAATCTAGCTCCTTTCCCCTCCTTTATCCCATTTATACGCATCATACCTAAACTCTCCAGATCTTAGCATGCTGGGAGTGTTCTGAGGTAGTCCATTTTTGCGCCCATCTCCATGTCCTGATTTGACCGGGAGCCCTCAAGCCTTCCTCACCTCTTGTCATCAGGCAGAATTCCCACTTCCTACAAGGTTAGCTGAAGGCCAAGTCAAGGTCCTCCAGCATGGGATTCTATCACATACCCAAAACGTAATCCCACGACACTCCTACAGTCAAGCTCTCCAACCTTTCCTGGTTTccacaagagagaaaaagaatCAAAACATTCCATTTCCCCCTACCCTACACTTCTGGGAGATCGACCTCCTACACTTCTGGGAGATCGACCTCCTACACTTCTGGGAGATCGACCTCCATGATCGGCCTTTGTTTCTCTCATCCCTTTCTAGATCATCCTTTGGATACAGGACAAAGACGAAACAAGCAGAACGGTAGAGAAGAAGAAGTTTCCCATGATGGATCAAGTGCCCCCCATCGAAGCAATGGTCCACACGGGCTCCTACCACATGTTAATTGCTTACTGTGGTGACATGTGCCTGCGGCTCTTTGGAGACCACCATCGGGCATTCAGGTCTCTGTGTACAGTGCCCTGCCAGTTCTCCATCAACTGCCTCTGCTATGACTCAGAAACTGAGATGCTCTTGTCTGGCACCTTGGGTGCTGTGGTTACCTGGCTGATTTTACCAGGTGGCAAGGGCCTCCAGATGGCTCAGACAGTGTCTATCCCTAGTCATGAGTTTGTACAGGGCTTTTCCTTGCATGGCCCCCAGGGCTCTCTCCTGGTTCTATGTGAGAATACACTGAGGGCCTTTGCCCACCAGGGTCCAGGTCAGCTGGAAGAGGTCAAGAAGTTCACTCCAGTAGCCAGTGGCTCCCCCATCACCTGCTCCTACACTTGCATCCCTCGGGGCTATCTTTACGCTGGGAATAAGACTGGGGAGGTCCATGCCTGGAGTCTAGACCATGATCATTTCTTGCACAGCTTCCAGGCCCATTCCTCATCAGTGATCTGTGTCCATAGCCGGCCAGACATGTACACTTTACTGACAGCGGGCAGCGAAGGCACTGTCCGGGAGTGGACACTCACTTCTGGGGACTTGCTGCGGCAGCTGGATATTGATGAAGAGTTGAAGCAACTGCAGTTTATTGACAACAACACGTTTTTCTGCCAGACCAACTACACTTTCTCATTGTACCACCTGCCCTACTTCTACAGCCTCTTCAGCGTGTGTGGGTCTGCTCCCCAGCTGGTGCAGCGGGTCTGCTGTGGCCCAAACTGGGCTCGGATCCTGTGTGCCACGGAGGATGGGTTGTGGCGCTTCCTGTCTCCAGTAACAGGAGAGCTCCTGCTCATCACCTGGCCTCTCCTCTTGGACAAAACTGAGGTCTGGGCCTACGACTCAGACAGGGAGGAGCTCTTTGTGGCAACACGCAGTTCGGATGTGCTGGTGTTCGATGCCACTCGGTCTCCGTGCACGGCCAAGTATCTTATGTGCATGTCCGTAAACGCTGGGGATAGCATCACCTGCTTGCTCTATGGGAAGTTCAACCTGGGTAAGGACCTACAAGGACTGATCCTGTGCGGGCACGAGAGCGGCATGGTGAGAACGCTTTCCCACTACAGCTGTGCCAGAATAGAGGAGACTCTTCACTCGGGGGCAGTATTGGCACTGTCCACCCTGGATGAGTCTCCTAAAAATTCCTTGCTCTGTTCGTATGGCATGGATAGCTTTGTCCACCTGATTGAAGTTACGCTTCAAGGATACAAGGTCATCCTGAAGTCCCTCAGGAAAATCTTCAGTAGTTGCCCCCTGAAACACGTGATACTCTTGCCCAGCTCGGTGGGGGCCATCACTGAGAACCTCTGCTGGCGCCTCTGGTACCACCAAGACTTTCTGGGATTTTCAGGACCAGGGCAAGGTTTGGTGTTTCGAGAGACGAAACGCCTGCACCAATGCGCCATCACCTCATTTGATGTCTGCCTTTCCTTGAACATTTTTGTCACGGGGGCCATTGATGGCTCAGTGCGGATCTGGAACTTCCACGGGAAGCTAATCACCGAGCTGAACTCGGTGCTGCCTTTTGGCCCGCTCTGCTTTGCCAATAAtcatggtgacctgcttctgactTTTAATCAGAGTCTCTACTTGGTCTCCTGCTTGAAACTGCTCCCGCCAGGTCTACTGACTCACCTAGTCATCCTAAACATGGCAGATGAAATACAAGAAGTCCCTAGGCCCTTCATGCCTAGCTTTTTTTTCTCGTTTGAAACTGTATTTGTGCCCAAATTTGTTTACCTTGGGCACGGGCTACAGGAACTTCAAGGGCTAGAGACCCTGGTCAATCAACGGGCCATTGCCTTTGACAATAGCGTGCCTCACGTTGTGGAGGAAGAGACAAGTAGGCCCCAGCAGAGTCAAAGATCGAAAGGGCAGTTCTTGGAGGAAAAGGAGACGGATCAGTCTGAAGCTCAACGTCCCCCACGTGTGGCTCCTGCTCGGTTACTGTTGACTGGTTGGGATGGGCTCAACCCCTACCGCATCTTACGGTCTTTCTTTGGTCGAGATCGGCACTGGCCCTTTGCCCCTGATGGGTACATTCCAAACTCAGTGGTCCGTGCCCGTCTTTGGCCTGAGGGCACGCCAATATTCCTGCGCtatgacatgcatgcaccctgccAAAAAGAGGCCTGGGCCATGACCGAACCCTTCAGAGGCAAGGCACCTTCACCTCTAACACTGGAAGACGAGAAAGACTCGGCGGAAGAACTGGTGGAGGAAAGCCAGGAAACCAAAGGAATGACTTTCGGTGCTTTGCTAAACATGACAAACCAAAATTGGGTGGGAAGGAAATTCAGTGAGGAACTGATAGATAACTTAATTGAGGCTGTCCTCAACCTCACAATTTACTGTTCGGCCGAGAAATACAAGAAATACTTGAGTATCCTGGCACACGTTTTAGGTACTTCCCGTGTACGTCCAAGGTCGCTCTCTCTGGTTGCCTCTCGCCTATTGGATGATACAACTCATTACAACCCACACATCCGTGTGCTAGCCTGGGAAGGGCTGGATCGTCTCGGCCTCATGAACCATCTCTTTGCTATTCCCCTGGCTATGAACTTGATGGACAGTGATGAGAGGGTGCGCATTAAAGCCTTGTACCTTATGACAAGAGTTGCAGGCGTCCGAACCAAGAGCATGCTGGTACGCCTGTTGAAGACACGAGAAACTTGGAAGGAATT
The sequence above is drawn from the Tenrec ecaudatus isolate mTenEca1 chromosome 18, mTenEca1.hap1, whole genome shotgun sequence genome and encodes:
- the LOC142431648 gene encoding WD repeat-containing protein 87-like, which gives rise to MQSGRKAPWEKRLARDAGKCSLASAVLTGSCSSRVSPDRLFQARSHVAREIPSAGSGRGSPPPAEPHALPPVRFGTLGARHRRGRRAQRARKGSRARALERKGGVFGTRGGRGSSGRGRGDGRGSSEGARVRTSPLAASASLRAFACLLRSRAPRVSPAFPPKCLLNEVLAEGLAGAPSSKQVIGPDIPTCTRTTFPRHPSLSADSPAKKEDVLVLSDLPEVLFQEFHHPQDKPLVCFYSISDNYFVSFNWIESYRKQKQIILWIQDKDETSRTVEKKKFPMMDQVPPIEAMVHTGSYHMLIAYCGDMCLRLFGDHHRAFRSLCTVPCQFSINCLCYDSETEMLLSGTLGAVVTWLILPGGKGLQMAQTVSIPSHEFVQGFSLHGPQGSLLVLCENTLRAFAHQGPGQLEEVKKFTPVASGSPITCSYTCIPRGYLYAGNKTGEVHAWSLDHDHFLHSFQAHSSSVICVHSRPDMYTLLTAGSEGTVREWTLTSGDLLRQLDIDEELKQLQFIDNNTFFCQTNYTFSLYHLPYFYSLFSVCGSAPQLVQRVCCGPNWARILCATEDGLWRFLSPVTGELLLITWPLLLDKTEVWAYDSDREELFVATRSSDVLVFDATRSPCTAKYLMCMSVNAGDSITCLLYGKFNLGKDLQGLILCGHESGMVRTLSHYSCARIEETLHSGAVLALSTLDESPKNSLLCSYGMDSFVHLIEVTLQGYKVILKSLRKIFSSCPLKHVILLPSSVGAITENLCWRLWYHQDFLGFSGPGQGLVFRETKRLHQCAITSFDVCLSLNIFVTGAIDGSVRIWNFHGKLITELNSVLPFGPLCFANNHGDLLLTFNQSLYLVSCLKLLPPGLLTHLVILNMADEIQEVPRPFMPSFFFSFETVFVPKFVYLGHGLQELQGLETLVNQRAIAFDNSVPHVVEEETSRPQQSQRSKGQFLEEKETDQSEAQRPPRVAPARLLLTGWDGLNPYRILRSFFGRDRHWPFAPDGYIPNSVVRARLWPEGTPIFLRYDMHAPCQKEAWAMTEPFRGKAPSPLTLEDEKDSAEELVEESQETKGMTFGALLNMTNQNWVGRKFSEELIDNLIEAVLNLTIYCSAEKYKKYLSILAHVLGTSRVRPRSLSLVASRLLDDTTHYNPHIRVLAWEGLDRLGLMNHLFAIPLAMNLMDSDERVRIKALYLMTRVAGVRTKSMLVRLLKTRETWKELQQKRIGEESMSQLFGVQGNDIQALLVHVEEQLNENLSLSHKEQQCAFPAAFDIPDKPTLIHKSKIKKQLQIKSKRIRDERAAKEPPIIPGKEAIEEAGTLGIKEHESKKAVTKSKVSPPKVKKKKVPPSREDLGLETVASTKKRRKLAAQEGGMPEKERKLPGEKKTVQEKRVPAQTKLSPLQGEMPRGEITKEKQASSPKKRQLAAQEKKKFLRRVKKMVWNERKSARDRKKPAWRKRAWNQEEGKGVWAKEAGLPVSEGRKLAQEGEELAKGKKEPGKEKKVAEEKEDLLVNIEKQVRELQEKPHKKGPYTQGEGRDAEDKEMPPWKRADLAQEREHLSKDNLSTEEEGLSWEERTQALEKESMVEEDNELAPQQERLLGKEDGEAHGMKEAEQGIKTQGREEEEQEEEQGQEESPIPEGEREEEEEESWEGESLSEGEEVEEESWEGESLSEGEEVEEESWEGESLSEGEEVEEESWEGESLSEGEEVEEESWEGESLSEGEEVEEESLGEERERVREEGEEEEMEKLEESQDEGKTEKGGYS